The proteins below come from a single Myripristis murdjan chromosome 10, fMyrMur1.1, whole genome shotgun sequence genomic window:
- the LOC115366789 gene encoding leptin receptor overlapping transcript-like 1 isoform X1, producing MAGIKALISLSFGGAIGLMFLMLGCALPVYDKYWPLFLLFFYILSPIPYCISRRVVDDTDSASNACKELAIFLTTGIVISAFGLPIIFARAEVIAWGACALVLTGNVVIFGTILGFFLVFGSNDDFSWQQW from the exons ATGGCCGGGATTAAAG ctctgatCAGCCTGTCTTTCGGAGGAGCCATCggcctcatgttcctcatgctCGGATGTGCCCTTCCCGTGTACGA CAAATACTGGCCCTTGTTCCTGCTCTTCTTCTACATCCTCTCCCCCATCCCTTACTGCATCTCGCGGAGGGTGGTGGACGACACAGACTCGGCCAGCAACGCCTGCAAAGAGCTGGCCATATTCCTCACGACGGGCATCGTCATCTCAGCCTTCGGCCTGCCCATCATCTTCGCTAGAGCTGAAGTA ATCGCCTGGGGCGCGTGTGCCCTCGTGCTAACGGGTAACGTAGTGATCTTCGGGACCATCCTGGGCTTCTTCCTGGTCTTCGGATCCAACGACGACTTCAGTTGGCAGCAGTGGTAA
- the LOC115366789 gene encoding leptin receptor overlapping transcript-like 1 isoform X2, producing MAGIKALISLSFGGAIGLMFLMLGCALPVYDKYWPLFLLFFYILSPIPYCISRRVVDDTDSASNACKELAIFLTTGIVISAFGLPIIFARAEVIAWGACALVLTGNVVIFGTILGFFLVFGSNDDFSWQQ from the exons ATGGCCGGGATTAAAG ctctgatCAGCCTGTCTTTCGGAGGAGCCATCggcctcatgttcctcatgctCGGATGTGCCCTTCCCGTGTACGA CAAATACTGGCCCTTGTTCCTGCTCTTCTTCTACATCCTCTCCCCCATCCCTTACTGCATCTCGCGGAGGGTGGTGGACGACACAGACTCGGCCAGCAACGCCTGCAAAGAGCTGGCCATATTCCTCACGACGGGCATCGTCATCTCAGCCTTCGGCCTGCCCATCATCTTCGCTAGAGCTGAAGTA ATCGCCTGGGGCGCGTGTGCCCTCGTGCTAACGGGTAACGTAGTGATCTTCGGGACCATCCTGGGCTTCTTCCTGGTCTTCGGATCCAACGACGACTTCAGTTGGCAGCAGTG A